Proteins from one Shewanella pealeana ATCC 700345 genomic window:
- a CDS encoding UxaA family hydrolase, translating into MMNSFIGFGRTDGSVGIRNHVLIMAVDECCDGIARAIADSIDNGIVVTNYNTCMYGGNEEMINTMIHTGNNPNVAGVLVLAMGCGSIDPEIVAAPIRETGRPAFSLVCMKQQGTRATINQGKELAQQLQQAAQDAPRVEKPISELIIGVKCGGSDTSSGIASNPSVGRAVDTLVDMGATAIAGELIELVGCESILRQRAVSTEVADKLERLIHQEEARWHVDGAEVETMSIGNSVGGLTTLEEKSFGALSKTGTRAIQDVLQINHLVHEKPTTAGFYLSEATHLCGSAGMHFAALGAHLILWTTGGAGFNNPIVPVIRVSGNQYLLNEDIDIDASGIMRAEEGVESVAERIVAKVSKVAQGQQTNIEEIGYSYCSLYQKDQRLETVLRFKPGC; encoded by the coding sequence ATGATGAATAGCTTTATTGGTTTTGGCCGTACAGACGGCAGCGTGGGTATTCGTAATCATGTATTGATTATGGCGGTAGATGAATGTTGTGATGGCATAGCTCGTGCCATTGCCGACAGTATCGATAACGGTATCGTGGTCACTAACTACAACACCTGTATGTATGGTGGTAACGAAGAGATGATCAACACCATGATCCATACGGGCAATAACCCGAATGTGGCCGGTGTGCTGGTACTCGCCATGGGCTGTGGCAGTATCGATCCTGAAATCGTAGCTGCACCAATTCGTGAAACTGGCCGACCTGCGTTTTCATTAGTGTGCATGAAACAGCAAGGCACCCGCGCCACGATTAACCAAGGTAAAGAATTAGCGCAGCAACTACAGCAAGCAGCACAAGACGCTCCTCGCGTAGAAAAGCCGATCTCAGAGCTGATCATCGGTGTTAAGTGCGGCGGTTCTGATACTAGCTCGGGCATTGCTTCAAACCCGAGTGTTGGCCGAGCAGTCGACACCTTAGTCGATATGGGCGCAACCGCCATTGCCGGTGAGCTTATCGAATTAGTCGGTTGCGAATCCATTTTACGTCAGCGCGCGGTTAGCACTGAGGTGGCCGATAAATTAGAACGCTTAATCCATCAAGAAGAGGCGCGTTGGCATGTTGACGGCGCAGAAGTAGAAACCATGAGTATTGGTAACAGTGTCGGTGGCCTTACTACATTAGAAGAGAAGTCTTTTGGTGCACTGAGCAAAACCGGTACTCGTGCAATTCAAGATGTATTGCAGATTAATCATCTAGTCCATGAAAAGCCGACCACAGCGGGTTTCTATCTGTCGGAAGCCACTCACCTATGTGGCAGCGCAGGTATGCACTTTGCGGCACTGGGCGCGCATCTGATTTTATGGACTACCGGCGGCGCAGGCTTTAATAACCCTATCGTGCCAGTGATCCGTGTGAGCGGTAACCAATATTTGTTAAATGAAGATATAGATATTGACGCATCTGGTATCATGCGCGCCGAAGAAGGTGTAGAAAGTGTAGCTGAGCGCATCGTGGCCAAAGTTAGCAAGGTTGCCCAAGGCCAGCAGACCAATATTGAAGAGATAGGTTACAGCTATTGTAGCTTGTATCAAAAAGACCAACGCTTAGAAACAGTATTACGTTTTAAGCCAGGCTGTTAA
- a CDS encoding LysR substrate-binding domain-containing protein — protein MNTTQVSSSARLPQLSWFMAFKAVADKQSFTEASRELCLTQSAISQQVAKLEAVLRTKLFYRGGRHIQLTEDGQRLLLQVNQPIQELMGVVDGFHNNAEHYTLHIEMEPVFSRQVVSKLLPKFLAQHPNLLVGQMLTTNHFDFLPQTELAIKWGDGEWEGFDSQFLCSLDYVPVCSPEYLKRKPLTVPADLAKANIIHDRDNFDWKYWLNYYPVARLELQKCHYASESQVVMSLAMSGLGVAVCAYQQIQEELADGRLVMPFPELKVRHQRAYYILTRKNKSLSPQAHSFMQFVREAMLT, from the coding sequence ATGAATACAACTCAAGTTAGTTCAAGTGCCCGCTTACCGCAGTTATCTTGGTTTATGGCATTTAAAGCGGTGGCAGATAAACAAAGCTTTACCGAGGCCAGCCGTGAGCTTTGTCTTACGCAGTCAGCCATTAGCCAACAAGTGGCCAAGCTTGAAGCCGTGCTACGTACCAAGTTGTTTTATCGTGGCGGACGACACATCCAACTAACAGAAGATGGACAGCGATTACTGTTACAGGTTAATCAGCCCATCCAAGAATTAATGGGCGTGGTGGATGGCTTTCATAATAATGCCGAGCATTACACCTTACATATTGAGATGGAGCCGGTTTTTAGCCGCCAGGTTGTCAGTAAATTATTACCGAAATTTTTAGCCCAGCACCCTAACTTATTGGTCGGGCAGATGCTGACCACCAATCACTTTGATTTTTTACCGCAAACTGAGTTAGCGATAAAATGGGGTGACGGTGAATGGGAAGGCTTTGATTCGCAGTTTTTGTGCAGCTTGGATTATGTGCCTGTGTGCTCGCCAGAGTACCTCAAGCGCAAACCTCTGACTGTACCGGCAGACTTGGCTAAGGCCAACATTATCCATGACCGAGACAATTTCGATTGGAAGTATTGGCTTAATTATTATCCGGTGGCTCGCTTAGAGCTACAAAAGTGCCATTATGCCAGTGAGAGCCAAGTGGTGATGTCGCTAGCGATGAGTGGTTTAGGGGTTGCTGTTTGTGCCTATCAGCAGATCCAAGAAGAGTTAGCCGATGGTCGTTTGGTGATGCCGTTTCCTGAGTTAAAGGTGCGTCATCAGCGCGCTTATTATATTTTAACCCGTAAGAATAAGTCGTTATCGCCACAAGCCCATAGTTTTATGCAGTTTGTCCGAGAAGCTATGTTGACGTAA
- a CDS encoding SAF domain-containing protein, whose amino-acid sequence MKKAIQLDPADNVATLLVDAVKGDEIEIISTNNQVIDLVTCLQAITFGNKVALTDIAAQQLITKASYPVGVAIKAIPRGELAHVQNVRSQRLDIPDNIIQEIIKQMRIEQA is encoded by the coding sequence ATGAAAAAAGCCATTCAACTCGATCCAGCCGACAACGTCGCAACGCTGCTTGTTGATGCCGTCAAAGGCGATGAGATAGAAATTATCTCAACCAATAACCAAGTCATTGATCTTGTGACCTGCCTGCAAGCCATTACTTTTGGTAATAAAGTGGCACTAACTGACATAGCAGCCCAACAGCTTATTACTAAGGCAAGCTATCCAGTAGGCGTAGCCATTAAGGCAATACCGCGTGGTGAGTTAGCTCATGTGCAAAATGTGCGTAGCCAACGATTAGATATTCCCGACAACATCATTCAAGAAATTATTAAACAGATGCGGATTGAACAAGCATGA
- a CDS encoding mandelate racemase/muconate lactonizing enzyme family protein, which produces MLKITDIEVLHLRVPAMDADCEWGEDAVIVKVHTDKGIVGVGEADSSPLVVQACIEAPQTNFYCNGLKRLLIGENALEIERLWNKMYWGSNYMGRRGAGIHAISAIDIALWDIAGQFYGVPVHTLLGGKYRDKIRCYGTFIPADKPEDNVAIVQGLKDQGFSSIKFGGGVMGDDPDTDYAIVKAVREAAGPEMEVQIDLASKWHTCGHSAMMAKRLEEFNLNWIEEPVLADSLISYEKLSRQVSQKIAGGESLTTRYEFQEFITKSNADIVQPDITRCGGITEMKKIYDIAQMNGTQLIPHGFSTGILLHASVHFLAACEQGTLMEFSQSSSPLFTSLVKNQLQFDNGFVAVSDAPGLGIELDEELIAKYRVN; this is translated from the coding sequence ATGTTGAAAATTACCGATATTGAAGTGCTCCACCTACGCGTTCCAGCAATGGATGCCGATTGTGAATGGGGCGAAGACGCCGTCATCGTTAAAGTGCATACCGATAAAGGTATCGTAGGTGTGGGCGAAGCCGACTCTAGCCCGCTAGTGGTTCAAGCTTGTATCGAAGCGCCACAAACTAACTTCTACTGCAACGGTCTTAAGCGTCTGCTGATCGGTGAAAATGCGCTGGAAATCGAGCGCCTGTGGAACAAGATGTACTGGGGTTCAAACTACATGGGTCGTCGCGGTGCTGGCATCCATGCCATTAGTGCTATCGACATCGCTCTGTGGGATATCGCAGGTCAGTTCTACGGTGTACCAGTACACACGCTACTTGGCGGTAAGTACCGCGACAAGATCCGTTGTTACGGTACCTTTATTCCTGCCGACAAGCCTGAAGACAACGTGGCTATTGTGCAGGGCTTGAAAGACCAAGGTTTCTCTAGCATTAAGTTTGGTGGCGGCGTGATGGGCGATGACCCAGACACCGACTACGCTATCGTTAAAGCGGTGCGTGAAGCGGCAGGTCCAGAGATGGAAGTGCAGATCGACTTAGCGTCTAAGTGGCACACCTGTGGTCATTCAGCCATGATGGCGAAACGTCTAGAAGAGTTTAACCTCAACTGGATTGAAGAGCCGGTACTAGCAGACAGCCTGATCAGCTATGAAAAGCTGTCACGTCAGGTATCGCAAAAGATTGCTGGCGGTGAGTCGCTAACCACTCGTTACGAGTTCCAAGAGTTCATCACTAAGTCTAACGCCGATATCGTTCAGCCAGACATCACCCGTTGTGGTGGTATCACTGAAATGAAGAAGATCTACGACATCGCGCAGATGAATGGTACTCAGCTGATCCCTCATGGTTTCAGCACCGGCATTCTGTTGCATGCTTCGGTACACTTCTTAGCGGCTTGCGAGCAAGGTACGCTGATGGAGTTCTCTCAGAGCAGCAGCCCACTATTCACTAGCTTAGTGAAAAACCAGCTGCAGTTCGATAATGGCTTTGTGGCCGTATCTGACGCACCAGGTTTAGG
- a CDS encoding BCCT family transporter, with translation MTDITTTPVTDETVTQQSPVQNDKVQNDKLLISVSLAVVFAVVMMLIFNPDQVQAAGKTAFAALTNTFGSFIQLFAFASVCTMLYIAVSRYGTIKLGEGQPEYSNMSWLFMFICAGLGSATMYWAFMEWAYYYNGIGLNIEGQTNEALRTSLSYVMFHWGITPWAIYGLASITMAYHFHVNRAKGLNLSSLMVSILGMKEDSTASRVMGRSLDLIFLFATFGGLILTTTVTVNTVSTGFAELFGMENTFAIKAILLALITLTFTLSSYIGIAEGLQKIAHAACGMCFVFAVVVLVLGDTGFIVDFFVNSLGLTLSNFVEMSLFTDATNEGTFNKDWTVFYWLYWFTYTPAVAIFVTRISKGRTIRQVILGLIAGGCGGCWFFFGALTGYSVDAMVDGVVNAPALLNSATGDIAVAQLIANLPFGTILSVFYFVLMMLFLASHLDATAFTVAAVSTKNLKQGQDPTRELRVFWCVMLSLLPLAMLYINASLDTLKTAVTLTAAPFVIVLMLCMFGLKKFLSNHKFDNVSEK, from the coding sequence GTGACTGATATAACAACGACCCCGGTGACAGATGAAACTGTTACTCAGCAATCCCCAGTTCAAAATGATAAAGTTCAAAACGACAAACTGCTGATCTCTGTGAGTTTGGCTGTTGTATTTGCTGTTGTAATGATGCTGATCTTCAATCCAGATCAGGTACAAGCTGCCGGCAAAACAGCCTTTGCTGCATTAACCAATACATTTGGCTCTTTCATCCAGCTATTTGCCTTTGCCTCTGTGTGTACCATGTTGTACATCGCAGTAAGCCGCTACGGCACCATTAAGTTAGGCGAAGGCCAGCCTGAATACAGCAACATGAGCTGGTTGTTCATGTTTATCTGTGCCGGTTTAGGTTCGGCGACCATGTACTGGGCGTTTATGGAGTGGGCTTACTACTACAACGGTATTGGTCTAAACATTGAAGGCCAAACCAACGAAGCACTGCGTACTAGCTTGTCTTACGTGATGTTCCATTGGGGTATTACGCCTTGGGCTATCTACGGTCTAGCGTCTATCACTATGGCGTACCACTTCCACGTTAACCGTGCTAAAGGTCTTAACCTGTCATCGCTAATGGTATCTATCCTTGGCATGAAAGAAGACAGCACTGCTAGCCGTGTTATGGGGCGCTCACTGGATCTTATCTTCCTATTCGCAACGTTTGGCGGTCTGATCCTAACGACTACCGTAACAGTGAACACAGTTTCAACTGGTTTCGCTGAGCTGTTCGGCATGGAAAATACCTTCGCAATTAAGGCTATCCTGCTGGCGCTGATCACCCTTACCTTCACCCTAAGCTCTTATATCGGTATTGCTGAAGGTCTGCAAAAAATCGCTCATGCCGCTTGTGGTATGTGCTTTGTGTTTGCTGTGGTTGTACTAGTTCTTGGCGACACAGGCTTTATCGTTGATTTCTTTGTTAACTCACTAGGCTTAACCCTGAGCAACTTCGTTGAGATGAGTCTGTTCACCGACGCAACTAATGAAGGCACCTTCAACAAAGATTGGACTGTGTTCTACTGGTTATACTGGTTCACTTACACACCTGCGGTAGCGATTTTCGTAACTCGTATCTCTAAGGGTCGTACTATTCGCCAGGTGATTTTAGGTCTGATTGCGGGTGGTTGTGGTGGTTGTTGGTTCTTCTTTGGCGCTCTAACGGGTTACTCTGTTGACGCTATGGTCGATGGTGTTGTGAATGCACCTGCGCTACTAAACAGCGCTACTGGTGACATCGCAGTGGCCCAGCTAATTGCTAACCTGCCATTTGGTACCATCTTGTCAGTGTTCTACTTCGTGCTAATGATGTTATTCCTAGCTTCTCACTTAGATGCTACAGCCTTCACCGTAGCAGCAGTAAGCACCAAGAACCTAAAACAAGGTCAAGATCCGACTCGTGAACTACGCGTGTTCTGGTGTGTGATGCTAAGTCTATTACCACTAGCCATGTTGTACATCAACGCGTCACTAGACACCTTGAAAACAGCGGTAACCCTAACTGCTGCACCATTTGTAATCGTACTGATGCTATGTATGTTCGGCTTAAAGAAATTCCTGTCAAACCACAAGTTTGACAACGTTTCAGAGAAATAA
- a CDS encoding GntR family transcriptional regulator encodes MKITKESLESQAIRYLRTHILEGHIKLGEKLVESALAKQLELSRSTVRMALNSLVNEGLVIQKPYSGWQVVEINEQDLWELYHLRVALEGEAAAMAAKWASKTDKTRLADFFQEYQLLCLQHSDDTRRISEMDWQLHQLIIEICGSVRMQSQYKQILYPLQAYIALTHQDYDLSDSASSHQALVQAICSGDAETAFEQARANITPMTRGGELSESN; translated from the coding sequence ATGAAAATCACCAAAGAAAGTTTAGAGTCTCAAGCCATCCGTTATCTGCGAACGCATATATTAGAAGGCCACATCAAGTTAGGCGAAAAGCTGGTGGAAAGTGCGTTAGCTAAGCAGTTAGAGTTATCGCGCAGCACTGTGCGTATGGCACTAAATTCGTTAGTGAACGAAGGCTTAGTGATCCAAAAGCCTTATTCAGGCTGGCAAGTGGTTGAGATTAACGAGCAAGACTTGTGGGAGTTATATCATTTACGCGTCGCCCTAGAAGGCGAAGCCGCCGCGATGGCAGCCAAGTGGGCCAGTAAAACAGACAAAACCCGTTTAGCCGATTTTTTTCAAGAATATCAATTGCTGTGTTTACAACACAGTGATGACACCCGCCGCATTAGCGAAATGGACTGGCAATTACACCAGTTGATCATTGAGATCTGCGGCAGTGTGCGCATGCAAAGCCAATATAAGCAGATCTTATATCCATTGCAGGCATATATTGCGCTTACCCACCAAGATTATGATCTGTCTGACAGTGCCTCAAGTCACCAAGCACTCGTGCAAGCTATCTGTTCCGGTGACGCCGAAACCGCTTTTGAACAAGCACGAGCCAATATTACGCCGATGACGCGTGGTGGTGAACTGTCAGAAAGTAATTGA